A single Symbiobacterium thermophilum IAM 14863 DNA region contains:
- a CDS encoding NAD(P)-dependent malic enzyme, which translates to MENRTGDGRQNPARNEADLKEAALRLHVQNRGKWTTASKVPLQTQEDLALAYSPGVAEPCRAIAADPEAVFRYTARGNLVAVVSDGSAVLGLGDIGPEAALPVMEGKALLFKAFADIDAVPLVLAERDVDEIVRTVTRLSPTFGGINLEDIAAPRCFAVERKLQAAVDIPVFHDDQHGTAIVVAAGLQNALKLVGKRLEEVRVVIEGAGASGLATAALLLDLGVSDLTLVDSRGTIYPGRPDGMNPFKEELAQRTNPRRVRGGLAEALAGADVAVGLARGGSMTREMVRAMAPDPIVFALANPEPAIWPEEAKAAGAAVVATGRSDYPNQLNNVLAFPGIFRGALDVRAREINEAMKRAAVRAIADLVAPEELSADYIIPAPLDRRVAPAVAAAVAEAAVRSGVARSPGFDSFDPYI; encoded by the coding sequence ATGGAGAACCGGACTGGCGACGGGCGGCAGAATCCGGCCCGAAACGAAGCCGACCTGAAGGAAGCGGCCCTGCGGTTGCACGTGCAGAACCGGGGGAAGTGGACGACGGCTTCCAAGGTGCCGCTGCAGACGCAGGAGGACCTGGCCCTGGCGTACTCCCCCGGGGTCGCGGAGCCCTGCCGGGCGATTGCTGCCGACCCCGAGGCGGTCTTCCGGTACACTGCCCGGGGCAATCTGGTGGCGGTGGTCTCCGACGGCAGCGCGGTACTGGGCCTGGGCGACATCGGGCCGGAGGCGGCGCTGCCGGTCATGGAGGGGAAGGCCCTGCTGTTCAAGGCCTTCGCGGACATCGACGCGGTGCCGCTGGTGCTGGCGGAGCGGGACGTGGACGAGATCGTGCGCACCGTGACCCGCCTTTCCCCCACGTTCGGGGGGATCAACCTGGAGGACATCGCCGCGCCCCGCTGCTTCGCCGTCGAGCGGAAGCTGCAGGCGGCCGTCGACATCCCGGTCTTCCACGACGACCAGCACGGCACTGCCATCGTGGTGGCGGCGGGGCTGCAGAATGCCCTGAAGCTGGTCGGCAAGCGGCTGGAGGAGGTCCGGGTGGTGATCGAGGGGGCGGGGGCCAGCGGCCTGGCCACGGCGGCGCTGCTCCTGGACCTGGGCGTCAGCGACCTGACCCTGGTGGACTCCCGGGGGACGATCTACCCCGGCCGGCCCGACGGGATGAACCCGTTCAAGGAGGAGCTGGCTCAGCGGACCAACCCGCGCCGGGTGCGGGGCGGGCTGGCGGAGGCCCTGGCCGGGGCCGACGTGGCCGTGGGCCTGGCCCGGGGCGGCAGCATGACGCGGGAGATGGTGCGGGCCATGGCGCCGGACCCGATCGTCTTCGCGCTGGCCAACCCGGAGCCGGCGATCTGGCCCGAGGAGGCGAAGGCGGCCGGCGCGGCGGTGGTCGCCACGGGCCGCTCGGATTACCCCAACCAGTTGAACAACGTCCTGGCCTTTCCCGGCATCTTCCGCGGTGCCCTGGACGTGCGGGCCCGGGAGATCAACGAGGCGATGAAGCGGGCCGCCGTCCGGGCGATCGCCGACCTGGTGGCCCCCGAGGAACTGTCCGCCGACTACATCATCCCCGCACCGCTGGACCGCCGCGTCGCCCCGGCGGTCGCGGCCGCGGTGGCCGAGGCCGCGGTCCGCAGCGGCGTGGCCCGCAGCCCGGGTTTCGACTCATTTGACCCATATATTTGA